The following coding sequences lie in one Trichoderma breve strain T069 chromosome 1, whole genome shotgun sequence genomic window:
- a CDS encoding major facilitator superfamily domain-containing protein, translating into MALKANRVAPAAAHVEESPSGYENESKEPISDLKLDANGLPLVPQPSDHKDDPLNWSYWYKCFVLGLLCLLAFVVQFGAGMVPAAFGPISVSYGVTKQQASYLTTSYTLLGGVTPLLITPFVNLWGRRPAYLLFTLIAIGGNIGSAYAPSYGTQILCRCVVGIGASVALAIGGATICDMFFQGERGRYIGFYALALTNGPHFGPIAGGFIAQDQGWRWIFKINAIMMGGVLAVYLVAFPETLFSRTEFSTLENRTYWGRLAFRGKVINRKLKPSDFLHNFKMLRYVAVVLPCIYYMTTNTYGSIVFVLTASSISEKLYHFDVAQNGLLLGVPLTIGCLIGEACTGWISDWLINRYARRHDGYRKPEARLHLAPLGLFLPAGLIIHGVSVSNKAPWIALAIGMAVASIGVQAGTTLTYSYISDCYKPQAAEVSTIINLFRQIFAFTIGFYALPFGESAGFDVAWGVFAVINFVAWLPLLLLIWRGEEIRKAQGVPEMHQDL; encoded by the exons ATGGCGTTGAAAGCCAACCGCGTGGCACCTGCTGCGGCCCATGTGGAGGAGAGCCCGTCCGGGTATGAGAATGAGAGCAAGGAGCCAATCTCGGATCTGAAGCTTGATGCCAACGGTCTGCCTCTGGTCCCGCAGCCGAGCGACCACAAGGATGACCCTTTG AACTGGTCGTACTGGTACAAGTGCTTTGTCCTTGGTCTCCTCTGTCTTCTTGCCTTTGTCGTGCAGT TCGGTGCCGGCATGGTCCCCGCTGCATTCGGCCCCATTTCCGTGAGCTACGGGGTCACGAAGCAGCAAGCCAGTTATCTCACGACATCGTACACGCTTCTCGGTGGTGTTACGCCCCTGCTCATCACTCCCTTTGTCAACCTCTGGGGTAGACGCCCTGCTTACTTG CTCTTTACTCTGATTGCTATTGGCGGCAACATTGGCTCGGCATACGCGCCATCATACGGTACTCAGATTCTGTGCCGATGCGTTGTCGGTATCGGTGCTAGCGTTGCTCTGGCTATCGGTGGTGCCACG ATCTGCGACATGTTCTTCCAGGGAGAGCGTGGAAGGTACATTGGTTTCTACGCCCTGGCCTTGACCAACGGC CCGCACTTTGGTCCCATTGCCGGTGGTTTCATCGCCCAAGACCAGGGCTGGCGCTGGATCTTCAAgatcaacgccatcatgatgGGCGGCGTCCTCGCCGTCTACCTCGTGGCCTTCCCCGAGACGCTCTTCTCCCGCACCGAGTTCAGCACGCTCGAGAACCGCACCTACTGGGGCCGCCTGGCCTTCCGCGGCAAGGTCATCAACCGCAAGCTCAAGCCGTCCGACTTCTTGCACAACTTCAAGATGCTCCGGTACGTGGCCGTCGTGCTGCCTTGCATCTACTACATGACGACCAACACCTACGGctccatcgtcttcgtcttgaCGGCGTCGAGTATCTCGGAGAAGCTCTATCACTTTGATGTTGCGCAGAACGGTCTGCTGCTCGGTGTGCCGTTGACTATTGGCTGTCTCATCGGTGAGGCTTGCACGGGCTGGATTTCCGATTGGTTGATCAACCGATATGCTCGTCGTCACGATGGCTACAGAAAGCCGGAGGCTCGTCTGCACTTGGCCCCTCTCGGTCTGTTCTTGCCGGCCGGTCTCATCATCCACGGTGTGTCTGTATCAAACAAGGCGCCCTGGATTGCCCTGGCCATCGGCATGGCCGTCGCGTCTATCGGAGTGCAGGCCGGAACGACTCtgacgtactcgtacatttCGGATTGTTACAAGCCGCAAGCCGCCGAGGTgtccaccatcatcaacctgTTCCGTCAGATCTTTGCCTTTACCATTGGTTTCTACGCACTGCCGTTCGGTGAGAGCGCTGGTTTCGACGTCGCGTGGGGCGtgtttgccgtcatcaacttTGTCGCGtggctgccattgctgctgttgatctGGCGCGGCGAGGAGATTCGCAAGGCTCAGGGCGTGCCTGAGATGCACCAGGACTTGTAG
- a CDS encoding calcineurin-like phosphoesterase domain-containing protein, whose translation MPRQRGGGLNRRPYQLMLLAFASLTSKTLALPSATRLDQQVLRPIESESDALPLQQRKLSGRFLHISDFHPDELYRVHTSTEEGIACHRGKGLAGSYGAEKTDCDTPFSLINATFTWIEENIKDDIDFVIWTGDSARHDSDEQNPRHEPEILRTNRIIADKFVETFSSPEHGLEIPIVPTFGNNDFLPHNIMLPGPNKWFATYSDIWRRFIPEEQRHSFAFGGWFYIEVIPNQLAVFSLNTMYFFDRNAGVDGCAHPSEPGYKHMDWLRVQLQILRERGVKAILMGHVPPARTESKQNWDETCWQKYTLWLKQYRDVVVGSLYGHMNIDHFLLQDEKELTPELGLDQVRTRGSPDESISISSKEDYLQELRDIWTDLPKVVTRDFDNETNEEDDEETELGKKKKKKGKKNKKKKKKLGKIGGKYAERYQLSLITPSVVPNYFPTLRIFEYNITGIEDVPVWRDAYDQANPPTALELPEDTIDYENPEEVLVEILKKKHKKDKKKDKSRRPPKDHELAIPLDPPKGSTPGPAYYPQLLTLTGYTQYFANLTHINDDIPDVGVDITKWRKGQHDHKEPKHAKPNPREFQYEVEYNTFDDKHYKLPDLTVKSYLKLAYRMGQREGGSKGKTLDAYEEDEDVESGADEYADNEPEPSLKKGKGDKKNNKKSKKEKNKTWLHFLSHAFVRTVPKEELEKM comes from the exons ATGCCTCGCCAAcgcggcggcggcctcaATCGACGGCCATACCAGCTGATGCTGCTCGCCTTTGCATCTCTGACCTCCAAAACCCTCGCCCTGCCCTCCGCAACTCGCCTCGACCAGCAAGTTCTGCGCCCGATCGAGTCCGAATCCGATGCGCTACCACTGCAGCAGCGGAAACTCAGCGGCCGGTTCCTGCATATCTCAG ATTTCCACCCTGACGAACTCTATCGCGTGCACACTTCCACCGAAGAAGGCATCGCATGCCACCGAGGAAAAGGATTGGCTGGATCATATGGAGCCGAAAAGACGGATTGCGACACTCCATTTTCGCTTATAAACGCTACCTTTACCTGGATCGAGGAGAATATCAAGGATGATATCGATTTTGTTATCTGGACGGGCGATTCGGCCAGGCACGATAGCGACGAGCAGAATCCTCGACACGAGCCTGAGATCCTGAGAACCAACCGCATCATCGCCGACAAGTTTGTTGAGACATTCTCATCTCCCGAACACGGGCTCGAGATCCCCATCGTGCCTACATTCGGCAACAATGACTTCCTCCCCCACAACATCATGTTGCCAGGGCCCAACAAGTGGTTCGCAACCTACAGTGACATTTGGCGCCGCTTCATCCCCGAAGAGCAGCGCCATTCCTTTGCGTTTGGCGGCTGGTTCTACATCGAAGTCATTCCCAACCAGCTTGCCGTCTTCAGCTTGAACACAATGTACTTTTTCGATCGCAATGCTGGTGTGGATGGCTGCGCCCACCCTTCCGAACCCGGCTACAAGCACATGGACTGGCTGCGCGTGCAGCTGCAGATCCTGAGGGAACGAGGAGTCAAGGCCATTCTCATGGGCCATGTGCCACCTGCTCGGACGGAGAGCAAGCAAAATTGGGACGAAACTTGCTGGCAAAAATACACGCTGTGGCTCAAGCAGTACCGCGACGTTGTAGTTGGCTCTCTCTATGGACATATGAACATTGaccatttccttctccaagatgaaaaggaaCTGACTCCGGAGCTTGGTCTTGACCAAGTCCGTACACGTGGCTCCCCAGACGAGTCAATATCCATCTCTTCCAAAGAAGATTATCTCCAGGAATTGCGGGACATATGGACGGATTTGCCCAAAGTTGTTACCCGTGACTTTGATAATGAAACCaatgaggaagacgatgaagagacggagctgggcaagaaaaagaagaagaaggggaagaagaacaagaagaagaagaagaagctgggtAAAATTGGTGGCAAGTACGCTGAGCGATACCAGCTCTCCCTCATCACCCCAAGCGTTGTGCCAAACTATTTCCCCACACTTCGCATTTTTGAGTACAACATTACTGGAATCGAAGACGTGCCCGTGTGGCGAGATGCATACGATCAGGCAAACCCGCCTACGGCGTTGGAACTCCCGGAGGATACCATCGACTACGAGAATCCAGAAGAAGTCTTAGTCGAgattctgaagaagaagcacaagaaggacaagaagaaggacaagtcGCGCAGGCCACCCAAAGATCACGAGCTGGCCATTCCTCTAGACCCGCCCAAGGGTTCGACTCCTGGCCCTGCCTACTACCCTCAACTCCTCACCTTGACCGGGTATACGCAATACTTTGCCAATCTCACTCACATCAACGATGACATCCCTGATGTTGGCGTCGACATCACCAAGTGGCGCAAAGGCCAACACGATCACAAGGAGCCCAAACATGCAAAGCCAAATCCCCGAGAGTTTCAGTATGAAGTGGAGTATAACACATTTGACGACAAACATTACAAACTGCCCGACTTGACAGTCAAAAGCTACCTGAAACTAGCCTACAGAATGGGCCAGAGAGAAGGCGgaagcaaaggcaaaacGCTAGACGCatacgaagaagatgaagatgtggagTCAGGAGCAGACGAATACGCAGACAATGAGCCCGAACCATCActcaagaagggaaagggagacaagaagaacaacaagaagagcaagaaggaaaagaacaagaccTGGCTGCACTTTTTGAGCCATGCCTTTGTTCGCACGGTACCCAAGGAGGAGTTGGAAAAGATGTGA